In the Sebastes fasciatus isolate fSebFas1 chromosome 12, fSebFas1.pri, whole genome shotgun sequence genome, TGTGGATAACTGGGATATCCCTGCCAATATGGGATCAGAAGCACCCTCATAAAAGGaagtaatcattaaaaaaaaaagaaaaacaaagaggaggtaacacttcattttccAGGTTGCAGATGCAGATGACAATAAGTGACTGAAACGGCTCTAAATGTCATGCAATGTGCTCCTAAACTCAACAGTAATAGAAAGACTCCAGCAGTTGGATGCTCAGTTAGTTAACTGTCAGGGGACTCAAAAGAAAAGGAAACCCAGCCAAACGTGACCCTGATTGCTGGTCATACTTTCATAGCGTGACAGGCAGgcggaggtggagaggaggacacTGGACGAGTATAAAAAGTAGATGGTTGAAAATGGTAATGGTAAATGGCTTCCCCGAGCCCTCATTTCTTCCCCTTAGGTGGAGGTctgaggagagacagaaaagagcATGTTACCACAATGCATGAAAAAGAGCAGGCTCTATATATGTAGAGCTGACGGCAGGGGTTTGGGAGGGTCTGGATCTATGTGTCAACTTGTCACCATAACTCAGCTCTGGGAACATTAGTAGGGAGGGGAAACTGCTAAACCTCACAGTCCTGGTCACGGAGCAGCGCCATGACCATTTGTTCCTGTCTGTTTACTAGGGCCTGGACGATACACCCACCTCCCGGTACGATACTTGGGGGCCAATTttatatgtattgcgattcgatattaagatttattgggatttgttaactttttcaacactagaccatgagaaaaagtttaatcatacacttctagggacttttactttggaaaatatctaaattaatacagtaaaaatgtttgattttcaacatgaatgtagtcagagatgtcctgaagtcaaatatatcagtcatcgtcaggcattatttatttaaattttttccagcaacccaaaaatcaaagaataaagacatttccctcaaattagtggtaatttatttttaatttataaggaacatatgttgttttataatccaatcaatcttatttccatatatgcagttccctttgttaaccttattttgaaaaccggacatcTCCAAGGTCGTCActagtgtatgattcaacttttccccatggtctagtgttaaaaatcGTAATATCTCATAATACttcaaaatcgcaatacatatcaaatcggcaccgaagtatcgaatcgggagataggtgtatcgtcccagccctaaaatatatacatacatttgcataaagcaaacatatttgtccactaccattatgataagagtattaaatacttgacaaatctccctttaaggtacattttgaacagaaacaaaatgtgagattaaatattttaatagattgacagccctaatttgtacatcaTTTAGGACGATTTGTAGATATTTGTTTTAACTAAAACATTAGTGTTTTTGTGAAGCCCCATGTCTGAGGTGTTCAGGGAAAGCAGTGTGATGTTGGCGTACCTGTAAATGCCCACCACAATAGCGTGGTCTCTCTCATAAGGCTCCAGTGTGAGCTGTTCCTGTGGCTTCATGTTCTCAGAGCTCATCTTCTTCACTTCTGAGGCAAACACTGCCTCTGGAGCCGCTGTCGAGTCTATACAGTTAGCCTAAAGTGAAAAAAGAAGACCGATCAGAGTCTACACAGCTGATAACACACTCggtatgaacaaaaaaaaaaaaaaaaaagatacataggtgaattgatttttttccccaacccCCAAAATATACGGGTCTTCTTCCATTAAAAAGCTCCTTTCATCAGTCCAGACTCCCCCAGTCAGCCTCACCTCAGCTGTTTAAGACTAAAACTTGATTTTCTCATCATCTCGACTTCACCGTCACATAAGTAGCTCACCAACAGTACTTTATGTGTTACAGGTTGCTGTGTGTCAGCGTACCTTGATGGAGATAACAAAGTGTCCCCCGTTCTTCAGGAAGTTGTGGGCGTTCAAAGCGACAATCCTCGTCTGGTCGGGCTGGGCAACATCAGCAAAAATCACGTCCACCATGCCTAGAGAGGGACAGACCGTTACCGTCTGGACACAAAGCATTCATGTTGCAGTGGATCCAGTCTGACTTCATGTTGGACATGAGCCTGACGACTGCATTATGCTTTTTAACACTGTCCACAGCCATTTTCAAGAATAAGATCTATCTAGCAACCATGACAACTCTACTCTTCTGCCAACCTCTGCGGTGTTACTGCGGCGGTTTGTGACTACCTACCAACAAGCATGCGGTATTTGTGAGGGTGGCGGGCGTCTTCAATGATTGGAATGATGTTGGTGCGTTTCTTTGCCACGTTGAGAAGGTCACGACCTGATCGATGGGAAAACTCCACAGCGTAGACCAGCCCCTCCTGGAACACAACATGCAGGTTACCTCAacctttaaacttaaaaaattctattttttttttaaggaaaagaaCACCAAGTCATCATTAAATGAATGTGAAGCTCAGCTTAATGttacattaaaggggaactacgcccattttcaaaaattcatacatgttatgcGCTGTATGTTATGTATGGTTTaggacagtccaaaaatataagtaaacatgaacaactctctcccaaatccttAAATTAGAGGgctaaaatcaaacaaaatgaTTGCGTTAAAACCattttgcgttaatgcgttattatacaagtgagttaactttgacagttaAATGAAGACAATTTAAACCTTTGAGATCCAGTGATCGTATAGAACTCACCGGTCCAACAATGTCAGAAACGTGGGACACCGTGGTGCCGGAGGCAGCTCCCAGGTACATGACCTTTGCTCCGGGCTTGATATGGATCTGGTCTACTCCTCCCAAGATGGCTGCTGCCAGCTTGGAGCGGAACGGATTCCAGGCTCTGTACTCAATCTTCACCTCTCCTTCCTAAcagacaaagaggaaaaaaacagagagTCATCATTTTACAAAGTCTGGCTATAAGACTACAGACCACAGCTGCTGATTTCACAAGACCAGGGCTGTATTtgaaaccgcctactacatactactgacgaacgcagtacaTACAGCGTACTTCAGTAGTATTcagtatgaaacagttaaagcGAAATACTTTGTAGTATGCTAGACCAGGATTTAGCCTTTAAAAACAGCTCTTAAaacactggacaaaaaaaacaaactcgtaCAACTATTACAATGttatcgaaaaatacaactttgattttgtcgTTTATGTcaagtttgtttattttataagatactgcaggtttaaactttattctaacagctcatagtgaagtaagacaaacaggatcaacGAGTgaagacgggaaatataaaacattgatccacaacatttactcaaactgctttatcagttacagcaactaaacagtggactgatctcctaCAGATATTAGggtaatgttaaaaagggtcatgttgtctcagagGCTGCTCTCTCCCTCGCcagtctgctgctctgtagccgctcTGTGAGTGTCAATGGCCGGCTGCTGAGCGAGCTACGCCTGcaggcgattgtggagcttttcaactcaaaaggcagataaacaaaggttcctgttaatttataacggatatttgtgttgtgatatttaaacaaactatccgtcaacaaggaaatcaaagcctcttgtctacagaccggtctctagagagctccagccagctcatagcggtctgtgagcgtgaccgcCCGGCTGGCGTtagctagctgtcacggcagtttctaaactctgaaaacattggaacaaatgttcaatttgccatctaatattgtaaaactgtcaaCATTGTAAATCTACACTGTTGATTTATCTCCTCAAAAATGTTCAGCAGtgatttagtgatgaaatagctacgaaaaatgtaaaaaaaagcagtttttGGCTTCTGTTGTAACCCTAGCCTGTAGCAGTCCAGCGCTCTGCATTGttggatacagtaggcgaggtagactggtccggtgcatactggagaatttttccaaaacAGTATGACATccaggtatttttggcatactgtagattttgcttttgttcgcatactacatgctacattttggccaaatctgtacgtactactagtagtatagtagtagtatgagGTTTAGAATGCAGCCCCGGACTCTTCTAAACTGATGCAGAGGTGTTCGTATACGTGACGGACCGATGATTTACCCGTTATGTAACTAATAGTTTTCAATGCAATGCAGCAATTATGATGTTAATGACAGATTGATGTGTTGCCACTGTGCTGCTGGGAACTACAATCTCACCTCCACATTGATCCTCTTCTCTCCGTACACAGACTCTCCGACCACCATGTTCTTGGTCACCAGAGCGTCCTCCTTCCCTCTGCAGATGAACACTCCTgagtggacacaaacacaccacgAGTCAGTGTCCGGAGGACTTGAGTCAAATAAAAATCTAGTCCGACACAGATAAGAGatgctgaaaaaaagtcaacaacTCAATTCCGTCAGTTTATCTGATACACTTCCTCTAGTTTTATACTGCTACATCACTTCACATCTGCATTACTTAGTTCAGAATATGAACAAAAGAAACTGTACTAATACACACCTTCATGTCTGTGTGGCTCAACCACGACCTTCCTCCCCGCTCCAAAGCCTCCCCTCCCTCTTGGGGCACCTCTGCCACCTCCGCGGCCCCGAAATCCTCCACCGTCTGGGGACCTGAAACTGCCACCTGAAACATTGACAAGACGTGTTAATAGAGAGGACAACATCAGGAACAACATCTGTGCCCCGGCTGCTAATACAAACCCACTCATGCATTTATTGGAAGTTCTACCCTGAATGTATTGCGTTCATTATAGGGGCGTCGCATttctccaaatccacgattcGATTTTCGATTTAAACCTGCCATTGTTCGACTATCGAGTTTTGATTcataaagatcaacagatcattggttttatgccctgacaactatcatttacactttcaattCTTCTCtaaaaagagaactgaactccctttttatttagaaagtgtttcaaaaatTAGATTACAACAGTCTACAATATAAAGAGCTACATCTTTTCAAAATCAGTATGTGTGTGACCCGcctcagtacataatcattacaaaaacaaaacaaatccttctgcagtgcaatacaagtgtgctgtaatctacaaaaatacgGTGTTG is a window encoding:
- the fbl gene encoding rRNA 2'-O-methyltransferase fibrillarin — its product is MRPGFSPRGDRGGRGGYGSRGSFGDRGGRGGFGDRGGRGGFGDRGRGGFRGRGGGSFRSPDGGGFRGRGGGRGAPRGRGGFGAGRKVVVEPHRHEGVFICRGKEDALVTKNMVVGESVYGEKRINVEEGEVKIEYRAWNPFRSKLAAAILGGVDQIHIKPGAKVMYLGAASGTTVSHVSDIVGPEGLVYAVEFSHRSGRDLLNVAKKRTNIIPIIEDARHPHKYRMLVGMVDVIFADVAQPDQTRIVALNAHNFLKNGGHFVISIKANCIDSTAAPEAVFASEVKKMSSENMKPQEQLTLEPYERDHAIVVGIYRPPPKGKK